A window of Cyprinus carpio isolate SPL01 chromosome A6, ASM1834038v1, whole genome shotgun sequence genomic DNA:
ATGTCACAATATGCATTTCCTTTGTCATCCATTTTaccaaatgtattttctttatcaatgaaataaattaaataaattaacatttgactTTGTGAATGAAATAATGTtctgttacatttcatttttttagtgaAATCCAACTGGCTTTTGTCTTTCTGTACATGAAATCATGTGCTGgttttacattttctgtggaTGAAATCCAACTGGCTTTTGTCTTTTTGTATGAATTCTATTaaactaaaattgtattttgttagAATTTCTTCAAGTAATTCAATTATCCAAAAAGActgttattacattttacatttatcacTCCATAGGAATATGTATACTTGTTTATGTCTCAGAAATACATATCGTAAGTATCATAACTTCACATATGATATCATGAGTTCATGCAATTTATCTTGGCAAATGGCTCACATCCtactagtttatttttatataataatactatgtttgtatgtactgtatgcctGTAGTAGTAATAGTGTATAGTTTAACCATACTTACAGGCAGAGGCTGATGCTGCAGTAACAAGCTGAGGCCGGCTGTGGCTGGTGCTGTCAGAGTATCTGCCCTTACCTGGCCCCCAGAGAAAATGACTTGTGCAGTGGCAGGCTTCGGCCTATATGGAATTGTGGCACCTTTGGGTGGGGACTGGTAAAAGTCAGTgaaggtcaaataaagatggaaaaggtagaaattaagaaaaaataaaagtgggGGCAAACTATAATAGAACAGAATGTAACAGATGCTCAGATGGTTACCAAAATGAGACCATGATAAAAAAATGAACTCCCTCTTTGACGTAAGAAAATATGATGATATTCAAatctaaacatctattttaaatctgTCACACAACGTTGCTCTATTTTTCTTAtttccacaaaacacaaaatgagatcttTTTAAGAATAACTGTGGTTTTTGCACTTCACGACATTTGGTTGGGTTGACATTAGTTGATGTTTGAGGTTTGTGtcgcaatattttatatatatatcatctgtgTATGCATGTGCTGATCAATGTTTGGATTTGATCTGAAAGTGGATAAagcagtggcggactgggacagtaaatcaggccgggaatttgactccaccccaggtcacctctgttggtgcagtcacaaccacccaattcatgtgtccaccagactgctaaacttgtaggctaaccctgttagttgatgtaacaggtagactaccatacataGTATGaatgggtaaataaataaaccctgaaaaactcactaggaatccaccatctatatcatctttccctgaatccctctctctctcactctgcacatctagtttctctgctatatgaaataagcacctttcaataatctatattaattgtgcagccatcaattgtatgtccccatgatcacagtcccactactgatgatcttataaatcataaaagcacatattgttctaagagtacagccagcatgtttagttttgctttagTTTTAAACTTTACaggaaggttcctgctctgactcaaaagctgaactgtccacccccttttgtttaacagcaggagcacttggagcactagtgctactgttgcttccttcaataaacattgtagactagactacatattgtatgctagaaatggaaaatcaaaatttctggtcaaatttggcactaaaaaaatactgtgtccccatatgtaaaacattgtgctagtttgtcataaagatgctcttttaaaacgtctatcattatatatatttgtaatttttttttttagaacagttTGTATCTATATGTAAGTCtatgtaagtctctttggatgaaagcgtccgtctgccaaatgattatgtaaatataaggggtggaacagttcaactttttcacggttactgtaggtttgtttcacagtatgtgctatgtttatggaaaaacgatactttcaaaaaatatatattttatcatattattaagaatattctaactacaagcaacagcacaaataaatacaatagagtaaagctacaaataaaataaactgactttcatggttttttaggtaggtatagcatagtttttaggtacataaattgaataaagtaatcaaatgtaaaacagcattgcattttggactacaaatgaaagataaatctttattaaagttacaaaagcttttcaatcaagagcagtgagtgatttctttgttgttgctgttcgattaatataaagactgtcactttaaaagaatacactgatccagtgttcgtattcgtattgaacaagagtgaatggtttggccacggggttttttttttttcatcgctgttgttgtaatgtctgggaagccagaatgttcatccatcaacagaaacatatattaactgaaccctgtttgtttaacatgttatttatataaaccatattacagatgctttgtcagatttaagttgaacagcgtttccagcgcgtgccgaaccgtgtgtgaaGAACCgaacaggggtgcgtttcccaaaaccatagttgctaactaagttagcaactttattggttgcaatgcaatttcccattgccaaccaactaagttgctaacaggttagcaactatggttttgggaaacgcaccccagttcgattttttcagtgaaccgtcccacccctaataaatataatgtaaatgtaatgctgaccgacctgctcccttactggtgaacatggctgggattttgcatcaacttaatgcgTCTGTAGCCAGGGCTTTTCTCTCTTTTAtacgttcccgctctgctcctcctttgcttttacgctccgttttttgcacggttttctaagatgaagcctgcctctggatatatccaattaggcagtgcttcgctgatgttgggtcatgtgttggtgtcattttcactccgcgatcgcctgattcgtagattcataaatccgtcaattaattcgcagttgcatcccagcctattgcacgtcagcctgatcgactgcacagcggcagaACGAAATACATAACTACCATCAACCAACCTAAAAATTAaacggtgctcccgatggccagtccgcccctgggaTAAAGTGTTAGATTTCTATCTATTCATCACACTGCCTTTTTGCAGCTTGAGAGTTTTGATTTTcataatatggacaaaaacagttggaacattcttcaaaatatcttcttttgtgttccacaggagtCAGAAAAACTTTCaaattggaacaacatgagagtgagagttgagtgaactatttctttaacctCAAAACCACTGTAATTTATCTATTCCTTACCTCCAACATGACCACACAGATCTGCTTCACACACTGGACAATGGCCTCTGGAGCACCTGAGATAGTGACTGCCCGCTCAGTAGAATTGGGCAACATGTCTCCAGCCACTTGCACTTGAGCCCCTGTAGTCTGGAGAACAAGCACAGCACAATCAGACATGACAGAAACCCTTGGAACACAGCACTACCATACTTCAGTAACAATGGCATTCtgagcattaaaataaatattgctgcACTTTATGAAATATGTAGatcataaataaattttaagtaTGAACGTACCTCCCTCATCTCCTTGATCTTGGAGCCTCCTTTCCCAATTAGAGAGCCACACTGACTGGCCGGCACCACCAAACGCAAAGTCACTGGAGGCTTACTAGTAGCCTGGCTATTGCTCATAGAGTTAACAATATCCTGCGTAGAACCAAAACATTGATTTCTATTACagatttttattgatttcttttggGGTTTTAGTAACATTTTCATTAGAAAAAGGTCTAATACTTCTTCAAACTTGTATGCGATCATGGCGAAGGCCTTGAATATGGCATCTGTGGGTCCTGTTATGGTAACTATCCTCTCTGGGCAATTCCCCTCTGAAATATTTATGCGTGCATTACTCTGTAGAAACAGTTTGTGATGTTTGTTAATAACCATGTTACACTTATCACAgcaactaaaatgaattgtaacgTTACTTACATCCTCACGCATTTTCTTCACAGTTTCTCCTTTCTGAAAAGAATAATTGCATTTTTGATAAAACACAGATGTTAATGATTGTACAATTTACATTTCtaataaaaacaagttaaaatccATACagtaccaaaaaaataaaataaaaaatactgttacaAACTCAAGTATATGCAAGTAATGTCTTGGTGCTGAATGTGTCTTTTTACCTTGCCTATAATGCTGCCAACCtcctgcaaaataaaaaagataatatgTTTATTGTAATAACAAGCTTCTATCCATTTCCATTTAAAGAGAGACGTTTTTGTCCTCTTACAAAATATAGTACTATGTCCACAATCTGTTCTTTATCACTGGTGGAATTATTACCGTGGAGCAGTAAAATGTGGAAATTTACCATTAGATGCATGTTGTTCTTTTACCTTGCCATGCATGAGGAGTCTGATAGTCAGAGTGACATTGAGTCCTCCTTCAGATTGCACTATATTGGGCTCCATGGTGAGGATTTAGGACTGGGTGTATTAGTTAGGAACTGACAGGAGCAGTCTAGGAATAGGGGCCAGTGGTCACCACACAGTCACCTAAAAACCTGAAGGAAGCAACAAAAAACCTTACatgcttattttaatattttcattttgaaataaaagcagattaaaatgtgttattacacTGCAAACCCAACAAGTTCGGATAACTCATTTCAGTTTAAAGAAACTGATTACCTTACCGATAGTAATGAGTACAgtgaaatttttttcatttgagctcactgaaaaataattttcttaatataCAATTAAACTAAACACTTTATTCAAATACTTTGTGTATCTGAGATTCATTGTAGCAAGTAAAaccattaatattaaattaactcGAACGTCTTGCAGTTAACTGCTAACTAGCTGATCTGCTAACACAAAACTAACAAATAGACTGAACTATGAGCAAGTGTAATTACTGGtctttaaataaatcagcataaatattAGTTCACTATTCATTGGCCCATCATCTGTTACAGTCTTCAGCTGGTGTGCCCGGGAGGGCCACCAGATGACACTGTCtttttgtgagtgttgtgtttgtttggtgccatgtgctctctcctGTCTATTTTCTGACCCCGCCCATCTTGTTACgtcattattgtttcagttgctccACCTGTGTTTCTCCCTTTCCTCTGGACTCCATTCCCCTAAACTCCACTCACCTGTTCTCTCGTTACCTTattcctttatttaatttttcccagctgtttacctgaTTGCCTCTTCTTTATAAGCTTcctgtgttttctgttctgtgcTCGTTTGTCTCATGTATGTACCGGTTTGTGCCTTTGATGTCTGGCTGCCCTGTGTTCAGTTGATGACTAGTTGTAACCATGAATGCTACTCTggttttttcagtttcagttgtgattttgtttattttggtgatttAGAAATAAAGAGTCCTCATCTGCCTGCACTTGAGTCTTCGCCTCTTACGATCCGTGACATCATCAACCTAACAACAGCCTCAGTTCTTAAGCACAAGTCCTGAGTCTCCAGCTTTGAGGCAGCAACAGATACAACCACCTTCTGAGCCTCCAGATTCTGATTCCCTCCTCTGACCAGCAGAGGGTGCCATCCCCTGAGTATTGACTATCTTGTACACTGTATTctgactacatttcccatcagcccctgcATCTGGCTCTGATTGCTCGGAGCACCTGAGACTCATTACCTGGGCTTTATAAGCCGCTCTGGCACACGGTCTCTTTGCAAAGTCTTGCTATTCCTTTGGTTATCAATTCTGAGCATTATTTCTGATTGTCTACCCGTTGTGACCCGCATCTGAATTATCGTCTTGATTCTCTGCTGTTTGCCCCTTGGACTATCTGCCTGGACTTTGATCTTTGAACATTTGCTGCCTGCCTCGACCCTTGCTTGTATTACAAACTGTGAATGCTTGCTGCCTGCCCCAACCCTTTATATGACTAACGACAATGAGACTGTCCATTCTTTGATATTGTGTTTGCTGGTACCGATCTCTGCCCGTTGTACTTGAGCAATAATAAAAGCCTGCAAATGGATCCCAAGCCGTGTGATGTTctgttacagaagacttcgccactCTGCTATCCAGCGGCCATTGCTCATCTGTCAACTGAATTGTCTGCTCAGGCCAACCAACTCATGGCTCACCAGCAGCTTGCCGTCTCACATTGATCACGGAGGAGTTAGTAAAGACGCTGCAGAATCTTCGCTTGACGCCATCAGAGATTACCCCACCTAGTCACCCAGCACCACAAGCGGCAGCCGCCATTTCACAGGTGCCGGTGACACCATCTCGCATGAATCCCCGTCTGGCATACCCTGAGAAATTTGATGGTTATCCAACCAAGTGCAGGGGGTTCCCCCTCCAATGCTCATTATTCGTTCATCAGCAACACACATTATATCCAACCGACGCTGGTAAGATCTCCTTGATTTGTTTATTACTGGTAAAGCATTGGAGTGGATTACGGTTGTGTGGAGGGAGGATGGGTCTGCATTCCCCTCATTTGAGATCTTTCTTCAGCACTTCAGGGAGGTCTTTGATTCAACTCAACGGTTACTGGTATTGTCACAAGATAAGAAAACTGCTGCTGAATACGCCTTGACTTTTCGCACACTGGCAGCACAGACTAATTGGGTTGAGGATACCCTCAAAGTACTGTTTAGGAAGGGGTTATCTCACGGTCTACAGTCAGAATTGGCATGTAAAGATGAGGGAAGGAATTTGGATCAGTTTATTGAACTCGCCATTCAGATGGATAATCTGATCCATTCACAAAGACCATCTGCTCGTCAATCACCCCGGCTGCCATTCTCTGCTTCACCTGACCACATCGAAACCATGGAGATCAGTACATGTCACCTGTCAGCGGAGGGGAGGGATCGCCGGCTGTCTCAGCACCTCTGTCTGTATTGTGGGCAACCTGGTCACATCAGAGTCTCCTGCCCCAATAGACCGCATTGAGAGCATCCATCTTCGGTGAGTGTCAATGTTAATACATTAAACCCTGATCACTGTGTTACTGTTCCTGTAATTATAACAAAGAATGGGAACTCATTTTCTACATCAGCCCTGTTAGATTCTGGAGCGGCAGGCAACTTTGTCAAGAGAGTTTGCAGGAACTGGAGATGCAAATTGGAGTTCTACACAGGGAAAAGATTCAGTTCTACATCATTCAAAGCTCTAATGTACCCGTAATTCTTGGCCTACCCTGGTTACGCCGACATAACCCCCTTGTTTCCTGGACCGAGGAACAGATCTGTCAATGGAGTAAGTCATGCCACTCTCGTAGTCTTTCCACAGTTTCACCACTGCCTGTTTGTTCTGTTAGCCTGTTTAAGGAGGAAGAATAACTAATCAATCTACCATCAGAGTATGCAGACCTGACTGAGGTCTTCAGCAAGAATAAGGCTACCCAGTTGCCTCCTCATCTCGCTAATGACTGCGGAATTGAACTATTGCctggaacccccccccccaagggTCGCATATTTCCCCTGTCTCAGCCTGAATCAGAAGCAATGAGGAATTATATTGAGGAGGAGCTGGCTAAGGGCTTCATTCATCCCTCAACGTCACCTGCATCTGCCAGCTTCTTCTTCATTAAAAAGAAGGATGGAGGACTGAGACCATGCATTGACTATCGGGGGTTAAATGAGATGACTGTTAAGTTCCATTATTCTTTACCACTTATTCCTGCAGCTCTGGAACAGCTCCGTTCAGCCAAGTATTATACTAAATTGAACTTACGCAGTGCTTACAACTTGATTCACATTCGGGaaggggacgagtggaagacatcTTTCTCCACATGCACAGGCCACTACgaatatttggttatgcccttCGGACTGGTCAATAGTCCGTCGGTCTTCCAATCCTTTATCACCGAGGTCTTCTGACATATACTAAACAGAACTGTGATTGAATACATTGAAGATATCCTGGTGTTTTCAACTTCCCTTCAAGAACATGTCCAGCATGTCCGAGCCATTCTCCAAAGACTTATTCAGTACAAGCTCTACGCCAAGGTGGAGAAATGTGAGTTTCACCAAACCTCTACTACTTTCCTGGGATACATTATCAGTTCTGAGGGGGTCGCCATGGATGACAACAAGGTACAAGCAGTCTTAAACTGGCCTCAACCCTCTACAACAAAGGAGTTGCAGCGCTTCTATAGGAGGTTCATCAGAAACTTCGGCTCTGTAGCAGGTCCTCTTACGGCAATGGTCAAGAAGGGTAGTAATCGTCTACTATGGTCAGATACAAGCCATCAAGGCTTTTCGTCAGCTGAAGCAACGTCTCACCACAGCCCCAATACTCCACCACCCAGATCCAGAACTCCCATTTGTCGTCGAGGTTGATGCTGCTAATAATGTCCAAAGACAACCATGACCTTTATCCATCAATGTGAGACATGCAACACCCAGAA
This region includes:
- the LOC109080483 gene encoding poly(rC)-binding protein 3-like isoform X1 gives rise to the protein MEPNIVQSEGGLNVTLTIRLLMHGKEVGSIIGKKGETVKKMREDSNARINISEGNCPERIVTITGPTDAIFKAFAMIAYKFEEDIVNSMSNSQATSKPPVTLRLVVPASQCGSLIGKGGSKIKEMRETTGAQVQVAGDMLPNSTERAVTISGAPEAIVQCVKQICVVMLESPPKGATIPYRPKPATAQVIFSGGQVRADTLTAPATAGLSLLLQHQPLPAYTIQGQYAIPHPEQLTKLHQLVMQQTPFTSLGQTTPAFPGVDASSQASTHELTIPNDLIGCIIGRQGTKINEIRQMSGAQIKIANAMEGSSDRQITIFVEHVKICLAQYLINARFRDVAAMWTDPSTMTTS
- the LOC109080483 gene encoding poly(rC)-binding protein 3-like isoform X2: MEPNIVQSEGGLNVTLTIRLLMHGKEVGSIIGKKGETVKKMREDSNARINISEGNCPERIVTITGPTDAIFKAFAMIAYKFEEDIVNSMSNSQATSKPPVTLRLVVPASQCGSLIGKGGSKIKEMRETTGAQVQVAGDMLPNSTERAVTISGAPEAIVQCVKQICVVMLESPPKGATIPYRPKPATAQVIFSGGQVRADTLTAPATAGLSLLLQHQPLPAYTIQGQYAIPHPELTKLHQLVMQQTPFTSLGQTTPAFPGVDASSQASTHELTIPNDLIGCIIGRQGTKINEIRQMSGAQIKIANAMEGSSDRQITIFVEHVKICLAQYLINARFRDVAAMWTDPSTMTTS